CTATGAGGACAAGCGCCCGCGCGAACGCTACGCCAAGGAGAGCGCCCGCCTCATCCGCGTGCTGGAGGACCGGCTCGCGGGCCGCGACTGGATCATGGGCGCGGACTACACCATCGCCGACATGGCGTGCCTCGGCTGGGTGCGCAACCTCATCGGCTTCTACGGCGCGGCCGATCTCGTCGCCTATCAGGAACTGACGAACGTGCCGGCCTGGCTGGAGCGCGGCCTTGCCCGCCCCGCCGTGCAGCGCGGTCTGGAAATCCCCCCGCGGCCCTGAGCCGTAGAAGGCGCGGGGATGGCGGATGCTCGCCGGGCCGTGATGGCCAGACGGGCGTTTTCGCCTATAAGCTCGGGACACGCGGCCGGCGCGCGCCGGCCGCCGCGAGGAAGGGTCAGCCGATGAACAAGATCGTCCCGGTGCCGGGTGGCACCGTCACCCCTGCGGCGGGCGCAGGCACGCACCTTCCCGCCGGCCATCCGCCGGTGAAGGTCGGCAAGATCGGCGTGCTCATCGTCAATCTCGGCACGCCGGATGGCACCGACTACTGGTCGATGCGCCGCTACCTCAAGGAGTTCCTCTCCGACCGGCGGGTGATCGAGGTCAACCGCGTGCTGTGGTGGTTCATCCTCAACGTCATCATCCTGTCGATCCGCCCGCAGGCCAAGGGCAAGGACTACGCGACGATCTGGAACAATGAGCGCAATGAGGGCCCGCTGCGCACCATCACCCGTTCGCAGGCCGAGCAGCTCGCGGCCCGCATCGGCCCGCTGGACGGGCGCCTCGTGGTCGATTGGGCGATGCGCTACGGCAATCCCTCCATCGCCTCGCGCATCGAGGCGCTGCAGCAGCAGGGCTGCGACAAGCTGCTGCTCGTGCCGCTCTACCCGCAATATGCCGCCGCCACTTCCGCCACCGTCTGTGATGCGGCCTTCGATGCGCTGAAAGCCATGCGCTGGCAGCCGGTACTGCGCGTCGCCGCGCCCTGGCCGGACGAGCCCGCCTATATCGAGGCGCTCGCCAATTCCATCACCACGGAACTCGCCGGGCTGGACTGGGAGCCGGAGCTGGTCATCGCCTCGTTCCACGGCATTCCGAAGGAATATTTCGACAAGGGTGACCCCTATCACTGCTACTGCTACAAGACCGCCCGCCTCGTGCGCGAGAAGCTCGGCTGGCCCGAGGGCAAGCTGAAGGTCACCTTCCAGTCGCGCTTCGGCAAGGCGGAATGGCTGCAGCCCTATACCGACAAGACCATTGAGGCGCTGGCGCAATCCGGCGTGAAGAAGATCGCCGTCATCACTCCCGGCTTCGTCGCCGACTGCCTGGAGACTCTGGAAGAGATCGCCGGCGAGAATGCCGAGATCTTCCACCATGCCGGCGGCGAGAAGTTCCACTTCATCCCCTGCCTGAATGATTCGGACGGCGGCATGAACACGCTGGAAGCCGTGGTGAAGCGCGAACTGCGCGGCTGGGCGGAGATCGGCTGAGGCGGGGGCTAAGGAACCCTGACGGCGCCCAACATTTCAGCCGTCATCCCGGCCGAAGCGCAGCGCAGAGCCGGGATCGTCACACGGTGACAGGGCGGCCCGCGATCCCGGCTCGGCCTTCGGCCGTCCGGGATGACGACCTCTCTCCCCACGCACCGTCATGGCCGGGCTTGACCCGGCCATCCACGACTTGCCGCACGCGCACCCGGTCGACGTCGTGGATCCCCGGATCAAGTCCGGGGATGACGTCGTGAGAGCTGGAAGCGTCATCCCTCGCCCCCCACGCCCGCAAAATCCCTGCGGCCGGCTTGAACCGCGCCGCTGGCGGGGTGATCATGACAGGTGGATGAATGACGCGCGGGTGCCGCTTCGCGCGCGAACCGGGAGGACGCCCGTGGCGGACACCGATCCCATAAGCCTGCCGGTCGGGCGTGATGTGCGCGTGACCTTCGACCGGCGCGAGCTCGACCGCATTCTCGACCTCTATGGCCGCATGGTCGCCATTGGCGAATGGCGCGACTACGCCATCGACTTCGGCCGCGACCGGGCGGTGTTCTCCATTTTCCGCCGGGCCGCCGAGGTGCCGATCTACCGCATCGAGAAAGACCCGCGCCTTGCCCGCAAGCAGGGCGCCTACACAGTGGTGTCGCAGACCGGCCTCATCCTCAAGCGCGGGCACGAGCTTGCGCGCGTGCTGCAGGTGTTGGAAAAACCCCTGCGCGTGGTCAACTGACCTACGCCCGCCCCGCGTCGCTCCCCCGGAGAAAAGAATGCGCAGCCTGACCGTCGCCGCCACCCAGATGCGTTGCAGCTGGGAGATCGAGGCCAATATCGCCCGCGCCGAGGCGTTGGTGCGTGAGGCCGCCGGACGCGGGGCGACGCTGATCTTGCTCCAGGAGCTGTTCGAGACCCCCTATTTCTGCCAGGACCAGCTGCACGAATTCCTCGCCCTCGCCCAGCCGCTGGAGGGCAACCGGCTCATCGGCCATTTCCAGAAGCTGGCCAAGGAGCTCGGCGTCGTGCTGCCGGTGAGCTTCTTCGAGCGCGCCGGCCAGGCGCTGTTCAACTCCATCGCCATCGTCGATGCCGATGGCGCGGTGCTCGGCGTCTACCGCAAGAGCCACATCCCGGACGGGCCGGGCTACACCGAGAAGTTCTATTTCTCGCCGGGCGATACCGGCTTCAAGGTGTGGGACACGGCGGCCGGGCGCATCGGCGTCGGCATCTGCTGGGACCAGTGGTTCCCGGAGTGCGCCCGCTCCATGGCGCTGCTCGGCGCCGAGGTGCTGCTCTATCCCACCGCCATCGGCTCCGAGCCGCAGGACCCGAACCTTGATTCGGCCGCGCACTGGCAGCGGGTGATGCAGGGCCATGCCGGGGCGAACCTCATGCCGCTCATCGCCTCCAACCGCGTCGGCACCGAGCCCGGCCGGAACGGCACCGAGATCACCTTCTACGGCTCCTCCTTCATCGCCGATCCGACCGGGGCCAAGGTGGCGGAGGCCGGGCGGACAGAAGAGGGCGTCATCACCGCCACCTTCGATCTCGACGCCATCGCCCAGCAGCGCCGCAGTTGGGGCGTGTTCCGCGACCGCCGGCCGGAGCTCTATGCACCGGTGCTGACGCTGGACGGGCGCACCACCGCGCGCGGGGCGGCCTGAGCCATGGCCGAGATCCTCACCAGCCTGCCCGCCGCCGACGGCTTCCGCATGCCCGCCGAATGGGAACCCCATGCCGGCACCTGGATGATCTGGCCCGAGCGGCCGGACAATTGGCGCCAGGGTGCCGCGCCGGCGCAGGACGCCTTCGTCGCGGTCGCCAGCGCCATTGCCCGCTTCGAGCCGGTGACCATGCTGACCTCCGCCGGGCAATGGGCCCGCGCCCGCGCCGCGCTCCCGGCCAATGTGCGGGTGGTCGAGGCCTCCTCGGACGATTCCTGGTGCCGCGATTCCGGCGCCACTTTCGTCACCGACGCCGCCGGGCGCGTGCGCGCGGTGAACTGGCGGTTCAATGCCTGGGGCGGCCTCTATGCGCCCTGCGACCAGGACGAGCTCATCGCCGCCAAGATGGCGGAGATCGAGGGCACGCCGCGCTATGACGCGCCGCTGGTGCTGGAAGGCGGCTCGATCCATGTCGATGGCGAAGGCACGGTGCTCACCACCGAGGAATGCCTGCTCAACCCGAACCGCAACCCCTCGCTGACCCGTGAGGAGATCGAGCGCCATCTGCGCGACTATCTCGGCGCCTCCAAGGTCATCTGGCTCGGCGCCGGCCTCGTCGATGACGAGACCTCCGGCCATATCGACAACCTCGCCTGCTTCGTGCGGCCGGGCGTGGTCGCGCTGACCTGGTGCGACGACCCGGCGGACCCGCAGCACGCCATCTCGGTCGATGCCTATGAGCGCCTCTCCGGACGGACGGATGCGTGCGGGCGCGGCATCGAGATCGTCAAGCTGCCGCTGCCCGGCCCGCTCTACCGCGCGCCGGACGAGGCGATCGAGGACGCCGCGGCCGACAATGCCTATCAGCGCTACGCGCAGGAACGGCTCGGCGCCTCCTACGCCAATTTCTATCTCGGCAATGGCTTCGTGCTGATGCCGCTGCTCGACCCGCGCACGGATGAGAAAGCCCGCGCCATCCTCGCCGGCCTGTTCCCGGAGCGCGAGGTGATCGGCCTGCCGACGCGCGAGATCGTGCTCGGCGGCGGCAATATCCACTGCATCACCCAGCAGCAGCCGGCCGGCAAAGCGGGCTAGTCGCGGGCGGACGTGCTAGCGGGGCGTCACCAGCCCTAGCTCGATCAGGCTCTGCGCCGTGGCGAGGATGGCTTCCTCCGCCGGGCGCGGGGTCCAGCCGAGCACGCGATGCGCCTTCGCGTAGCTGCCCTCGCGCTTGCGGCCGAGTTGCGGCACCGCCGCGCGCGCCATGGGCACCGCCAGCGCGGCGAGGCGCACCAGCACGTCCGGCAATTCCACACGCGGCACGCGCCCGGCGGAGGCGCCGAGTTCACGCCGCAGCAGCCGGGCAATGGCGGCGATGGAGAGGCTGCCACCTGCCGTGGCGAGAAAGCGCTCTCCCGCCGCCGCAGGGTCCAGCATCGCCTTGAAATGCAGGTCGGCGACATCGCGCACATCGACCACGCCGAAATGAATGCGCGGCATGGCGGGAATGCGCCCTTCCAGCAGCGCCTTGATCAGCGCCAGCGAGGTGGAGAGGTCCGGCCCCAGCGCCGGGCCGAACACGCCGACGGGATTGACCACAGCCAGCTCCATCGTCCCGCCGTCACGTTCCATGAACTCCCAGGCGGCACGCTCGGCCAGCGTCTTCGAGGCCATATAGGGCTGCACGTCCGGCGCGTCCGGCACGGTCCAGTCGCTCTCGTCATAGAGCGCCTTGTCGGGGCCGCGCCCTTCATGGCCATAGCCGATGGCGGCAAAAGAGGAGGTGACGACCACCCGCTTCACCCCCGCCTCGCGCGCCGCGCGCAGCACCCGCCGCGTGCCCTCGCGGGCCGGGCGGATCAGCTCGTCCGGGTCATCGGGCACGCCGGCGGGAAAGGGCGAGGCGACATGCAGCACATGGTCGATGCCCTCCATGGCGGGGGCCCAGCCGGCATCCTCGGTGAGGTCCGCGACGGCAAAGGTCAGCGCATCGCCGGGACCGCCGCCGCCCTGGCGGATCATGGCCAGCACCTCGGCGGCGCGGCGCCGATCGCGCAGGCTCGCGCGCACCTGATGCCCCTCGGCCAGCAGCCGCAGGATGACATGACCGGCGATGAAGCCGGAGCCGCCGGTAACCAGAACGCTCGCCATGCCGCCTCGGCCCTCCCGTGATTCGCCCGGCGCGGCGCCTGTCGGCACCGCGTCGCGCTAGGCTACGGGCCAAATGGGGCGGCGAGGGAGCGCTGGACACCTCACAAGAGCGCGACGGGCCGGAAAAGCCGACGGCGGGGAAGGCGACCGGCTCAGAGCGTGCCGAGAATGGCGTTGGCGAGGCGGGCCACCGTCGCCACATGGGCGCGGCTCGCCGCATAGGCGGCCTCGCCGTCGCGGCGAAGAAGCGCCGCGTGCAGCGCCCGCATCTCGGCGATGGCGTCGGCATGGCGGCCTTCCGCCGCGATGGTCATGGAGCGCAGATGGTTGATGCGCGCATTGAGCGAGCGCACCACATCCCACGCCACTTCCTTGCCGGCGGCGACGAATAGCTTCTCGTAGAATTCGGTCGTGCGGCGCAGCACCTCGCGCGGGCTGCCGGTCTGGAAGGCGGTGTCGATCTCGTCGATCACCGCGCCGAGCGCGGCGATGTCGGCCTCGCTCGCGGTGAGGGCGCAGGCCCGCGCCGCCTCGCTCTCCAGCAAGCCACGGATTTCATAGATCTGCGCCGCCTGCTTCGGGTCGGGCCGCGTCACCGCCGGGCCCTGATGGGGAATGGTCTCGACCAGCCCCTCGGCCTCCAGATGGCGCAGCACCTCGCGCACCACGCTGCGGCTCACCCCCAGCCGCTCGCACAGCGTGCGCTCGACCAGCCGCTCGCCGGGCTTGAAGCGGAAGTCGAGAATGGCGTCGCGCATCTTTTCCAGCGTCAGGCTGCGCAGCGTGGTGACGCTGCGCTCGACCTTCATTTCCTCGCCCGCGCCGTTCGCGTCCACGATGCCCGCCATGGATGTCTCCGTTCCCACACCTCTTGTCGCCCGAGTGGCGCGGGATGACAATTGACTCGATGATCTTATGGTATACCATCATATGAAACGCAAGGCGCCGGCCCGCTCCGAGGCGCCGGCCGACCCCGCTTCTGACTGGGAACACCGATGCCGCTGCAGCTTCGCAAGGTCGTCACCTACACTGAGACCACGTTGATCGAGGGCGGCCGCGCGGCCCCGACGCCGCTGCGCCTGTTCGCGGCGGCGGCCGTGCTGACCAACCCGTGGGCCGGGCGCGGCTTCGTCGAGGATCTCCGCCCGGAGATTCACGACGTCGCCCCCCAGCTCGGCGCGCTGCTGACCGAGGAAGTGCTGAAGCTCACCGGCGGCGGCGAGGTGGTCGAGGGCTATGGCAAGGCGGCGATCGTCGGCACGTCGGGCGAGGTCGAGCACGCCTCGGCGCTCATCCACACGCTGCGTTTCGGCAATCACTACCGCAAGGCGGTCGGCGCCAAGAGCTATCTCGCCTTCACCAATACGCGCGGCGGACCGAACACGCCGGTGGTCATCCCGCTGATGGACAAGCTGGATGAGGGCCGCCGCTCGCATTACCTCACCATCCAGTTCTCCATTCTCGACGCCCCGGCGCCGGACGAGATCGTCGTCGCACTCGGCGCCTCGATTGGCGGGCGCCCGCATCACCGCATCGGCAACCGTTATCTCGATCTGGAAGAGCTCGGCTCCACGCAGGGTGTGGAAGTGCGAAATGGCTGAGGTGCGCACCCTCGCCTATGCCGGCCGGGACGGGCGCCCGTCGCAGGTGCATTTCCGCCGCGAGGGCGTGGCCGGCGCCCTGCCCATCGTGCTGATCCATGGCGTCGGGCTGTCGCTCGCCGCCTGGGGTCCGCAGATCAAGGCGCTCGCCGCCCGTTATGACGTGATCGCCCTCGACATGCCCGGCCATGGCGGCTCCTCGCTGCCGCCGGAGGATGCGCGGCTCTCCGATTACGCTGCCCATGTCGTCGCCCTGCTCGACGCGCTCGCCCTTCCCGCCGCCGTGGTGATCGGCCATTCCATGGGCGCGCTGGTGGCGCTGGAGACCGCGCTCGCCTACCCGTCCCGCGTGCTCGGCGTCGCCGCGCTCAACGCCGTGTTCTGCCGCAGCGAGGAACAGCGCGCCGCCGTGCTCGCCCGCGCGGAAAGCCTCAGCGACGGCGACACCGGCGCCTCGCATGAGGCGGCGGTCGCCCGCTGGTTCGGCACGCCGGTGCCGGTGGAGCTGGAAGCCTCGGCGCATCTCGTCTCCGCCCTGCTCGCCGGCTGCGATCCGGTTGGCTATGCCCGCACCTATGGGCTGTTCGCCGCCTCCGACGCCGCCCATCGCGAGCGCCTCGCCGGGCTCGCTTTGCCCGCTCTGTTCATGACCGCCGAGGGCGACCCGAACTCGACGCCGGACATGTCCCGCGCCATGGCCCGCCTCGCCCCGCAGGGCCGCGCCGAGGTGCTGCCCGGCGCCCGGCACATGATGAACCTCACCCACCCCGACACGGTGAATGCCCGGCTCCTCGCCTTCATCGACGAGGTGGAACGCGCCCGCGCCGCCGTGCCGGCCTTCGACGTGAAGGCGTTCC
Above is a window of Ancylobacter sp. WKF20 DNA encoding:
- a CDS encoding amino acid synthesis family protein — encoded protein: MPLQLRKVVTYTETTLIEGGRAAPTPLRLFAAAAVLTNPWAGRGFVEDLRPEIHDVAPQLGALLTEEVLKLTGGGEVVEGYGKAAIVGTSGEVEHASALIHTLRFGNHYRKAVGAKSYLAFTNTRGGPNTPVVIPLMDKLDEGRRSHYLTIQFSILDAPAPDEIVVALGASIGGRPHHRIGNRYLDLEELGSTQGVEVRNG
- a CDS encoding GntR family transcriptional regulator codes for the protein MAGIVDANGAGEEMKVERSVTTLRSLTLEKMRDAILDFRFKPGERLVERTLCERLGVSRSVVREVLRHLEAEGLVETIPHQGPAVTRPDPKQAAQIYEIRGLLESEAARACALTASEADIAALGAVIDEIDTAFQTGSPREVLRRTTEFYEKLFVAAGKEVAWDVVRSLNARINHLRSMTIAAEGRHADAIAEMRALHAALLRRDGEAAYAASRAHVATVARLANAILGTL
- the aguA gene encoding agmatine deiminase, coding for MAEILTSLPAADGFRMPAEWEPHAGTWMIWPERPDNWRQGAAPAQDAFVAVASAIARFEPVTMLTSAGQWARARAALPANVRVVEASSDDSWCRDSGATFVTDAAGRVRAVNWRFNAWGGLYAPCDQDELIAAKMAEIEGTPRYDAPLVLEGGSIHVDGEGTVLTTEECLLNPNRNPSLTREEIERHLRDYLGASKVIWLGAGLVDDETSGHIDNLACFVRPGVVALTWCDDPADPQHAISVDAYERLSGRTDACGRGIEIVKLPLPGPLYRAPDEAIEDAAADNAYQRYAQERLGASYANFYLGNGFVLMPLLDPRTDEKARAILAGLFPEREVIGLPTREIVLGGGNIHCITQQQPAGKAG
- the hemH gene encoding ferrochelatase, which translates into the protein MNKIVPVPGGTVTPAAGAGTHLPAGHPPVKVGKIGVLIVNLGTPDGTDYWSMRRYLKEFLSDRRVIEVNRVLWWFILNVIILSIRPQAKGKDYATIWNNERNEGPLRTITRSQAEQLAARIGPLDGRLVVDWAMRYGNPSIASRIEALQQQGCDKLLLVPLYPQYAAATSATVCDAAFDALKAMRWQPVLRVAAPWPDEPAYIEALANSITTELAGLDWEPELVIASFHGIPKEYFDKGDPYHCYCYKTARLVREKLGWPEGKLKVTFQSRFGKAEWLQPYTDKTIEALAQSGVKKIAVITPGFVADCLETLEEIAGENAEIFHHAGGEKFHFIPCLNDSDGGMNTLEAVVKRELRGWAEIG
- a CDS encoding DUF2794 domain-containing protein → MADTDPISLPVGRDVRVTFDRRELDRILDLYGRMVAIGEWRDYAIDFGRDRAVFSIFRRAAEVPIYRIEKDPRLARKQGAYTVVSQTGLILKRGHELARVLQVLEKPLRVVN
- a CDS encoding aldehyde reductase, producing the protein MASVLVTGGSGFIAGHVILRLLAEGHQVRASLRDRRRAAEVLAMIRQGGGGPGDALTFAVADLTEDAGWAPAMEGIDHVLHVASPFPAGVPDDPDELIRPAREGTRRVLRAAREAGVKRVVVTSSFAAIGYGHEGRGPDKALYDESDWTVPDAPDVQPYMASKTLAERAAWEFMERDGGTMELAVVNPVGVFGPALGPDLSTSLALIKALLEGRIPAMPRIHFGVVDVRDVADLHFKAMLDPAAAGERFLATAGGSLSIAAIARLLRRELGASAGRVPRVELPDVLVRLAALAVPMARAAVPQLGRKREGSYAKAHRVLGWTPRPAEEAILATAQSLIELGLVTPR
- the aguB gene encoding N-carbamoylputrescine amidase, encoding MRSLTVAATQMRCSWEIEANIARAEALVREAAGRGATLILLQELFETPYFCQDQLHEFLALAQPLEGNRLIGHFQKLAKELGVVLPVSFFERAGQALFNSIAIVDADGAVLGVYRKSHIPDGPGYTEKFYFSPGDTGFKVWDTAAGRIGVGICWDQWFPECARSMALLGAEVLLYPTAIGSEPQDPNLDSAAHWQRVMQGHAGANLMPLIASNRVGTEPGRNGTEITFYGSSFIADPTGAKVAEAGRTEEGVITATFDLDAIAQQRRSWGVFRDRRPELYAPVLTLDGRTTARGAA